A single genomic interval of Buchnera aphidicola (Symydobius americanus) harbors:
- a CDS encoding NADH-quinone oxidoreductase subunit N, which translates to MMSSIYLAIALIPFVILMISIFIIILSMIFKRNHMFVAIVSGMSLILLLWSLFIIRRIIPIYITSLIYIDFYTLWYVFIIVFSGLFINILAYFSLRNVFLYKEEFYLLFLISILGAIFLVFSNHMFSLFLGIELMSLPVIGLMTYSYFQKKSIEVALKYIILSIISSNFMLFGISLIYVTCGNLDFSSIKISFLIDNLSNNKVLLFGIGFLLISFFFKLSLFPLHFWIPDIYKYTSPVVLCYLTTVIKVSMFGILIKLFLYFPYHQSKILYLLIYVVSIFSIFFGSVMSLFQNNIKKLLGYSSISHIGYIIITLLIIEKYKIANESALIYLISYTISNVSIFGILSISEILQDVKQIRINDSLSYLGFFKEQPVLSIAMTIVMLSFLGIPMTFGFISKFYIIMLSTLEHFWLINFSILINSVLSLYYYLRIIINLYSTNKQANLNYSFLGYLSFNIQIVLFVLILLIILLGIFPQIIINFF; encoded by the coding sequence ATGATGAGTTCGATTTATTTGGCAATTGCATTAATTCCATTTGTAATTTTAATGATAAGTATATTTATTATTATATTATCTATGATTTTTAAGCGTAATCATATGTTTGTTGCTATCGTTTCTGGTATGAGTTTAATTTTATTATTATGGTCGTTATTTATAATTCGTCGTATTATTCCTATATATATTACGTCTTTAATTTATATTGATTTTTATACATTATGGTATGTTTTTATAATTGTATTTTCTGGATTATTTATTAACATATTAGCTTATTTTAGTCTTAGAAATGTATTTCTATATAAAGAGGAATTCTATTTATTATTTCTTATTTCTATATTGGGTGCGATATTTTTAGTTTTTTCCAATCATATGTTTTCTTTATTTCTTGGAATAGAATTAATGTCATTGCCTGTTATAGGTTTAATGACATATTCTTATTTTCAAAAAAAATCTATTGAGGTTGCATTAAAATATATAATTTTATCTATTATTTCATCTAATTTTATGTTATTTGGAATTTCTTTAATATATGTTACATGTGGAAATTTAGATTTTAGTAGTATAAAAATTTCTTTTTTAATAGATAATTTATCAAATAATAAAGTTTTACTTTTTGGTATAGGATTTTTATTGATATCATTTTTTTTTAAACTTTCTTTATTTCCTTTGCATTTTTGGATTCCTGATATTTATAAGTATACTTCTCCTGTAGTTTTATGTTATTTAACTACGGTGATCAAGGTTTCCATGTTTGGAATATTAATTAAATTATTTTTATATTTTCCTTATCATCAATCTAAAATATTATATCTTTTAATATATGTAGTTTCAATTTTTTCAATTTTTTTTGGTAGTGTAATGTCATTATTTCAAAATAATATAAAAAAATTGTTAGGATATTCTTCTATTTCACATATAGGTTATATTATTATTACGTTATTGATAATTGAAAAATATAAAATTGCTAACGAATCTGCTTTAATATATCTGATTAGTTATACTATTAGTAATGTAAGTATTTTTGGAATATTAAGTATTTCAGAAATATTGCAGGATGTTAAACAAATTAGGATAAATGATTCTTTAAGTTATTTAGGTTTTTTTAAGGAACAGCCTGTATTATCGATTGCAATGACTATTGTTATGCTTTCTTTTTTAGGAATTCCTATGACATTTGGTTTTATTTCTAAATTTTATATTATTATGTTATCTACTTTAGAGCATTTTTGGTTAATAAATTTTTCTATATTAATTAATTCAGTTTTAAGTCTGTATTATTATTTACGGATAATTATAAATTTATATTCTACTAATAAACAAGCAAATTTAAATTATAGTTTTCTTGGATATTTAAGTTTTAATATTCAAATTGTTTTATTTGTATTAATCTTATTAATTATATTGTTAGGTATTTTCCCTCAAATAATAATTAATTTTTTTTAA
- a CDS encoding TerC/Alx family metal homeostasis membrane protein: MNFIHYPILLIGFFIIVIIGIIIDIFFLKKYLVKYDGFKHSCIICIFWIFLSFLFSIFLWIYFRYFFGLFIANNKIILFLICYFIEQSLSIDNVLTWFLLFQYFSIPLQFQKKVLFYGLIGAIFLRSIVIFFGSWLLLNWSWILFLFGLILLFTAIELLVLKHDDINNFKDNLVLKYIQKIFPITYTSYQENFFICNKNNWHITPLFIALLMIECSDIIFSIDSIPAIFSITTDSIIVWTSNIFAVLSLRAFYFLISNIINRFSYIKPILSLILILISIKMLFENFVYVFHGVFPMFFSVLVIIFLVYNFILKYLS, from the coding sequence TTGAATTTTATTCATTATCCTATTTTGTTAATAGGATTTTTTATAATAGTAATTATTGGTATTATAATAGATATTTTTTTTTTAAAAAAATATTTAGTTAAGTATGATGGGTTTAAACATTCCTGTATTATTTGTATTTTTTGGATTTTTTTATCTTTTTTATTTTCTATTTTTTTATGGATATATTTTAGATATTTTTTTGGTTTATTTATAGCGAATAACAAAATTATATTGTTTTTAATTTGTTATTTTATTGAACAATCTCTTTCGATAGATAATGTTTTAACATGGTTTTTGTTATTTCAATATTTTTCTATTCCTTTACAGTTTCAAAAAAAAGTATTATTTTATGGATTGATTGGCGCAATCTTCTTGAGAAGTATTGTAATTTTTTTTGGGTCATGGTTATTATTAAATTGGAGTTGGATACTTTTTTTATTTGGATTAATTTTATTATTTACTGCTATTGAATTACTTGTTTTAAAACATGATGATATTAATAATTTTAAAGATAATTTAGTATTAAAATATATTCAAAAAATTTTTCCAATTACTTATACTTCATATCAGGAAAATTTTTTTATTTGCAATAAGAATAATTGGCATATTACGCCATTATTTATTGCATTATTAATGATTGAATGTAGTGATATAATATTTTCTATTGATAGTATTCCTGCTATTTTTTCAATCACGACTGATTCTATCATTGTTTGGACTTCAAATATTTTTGCAGTTTTGAGTTTGCGTGCTTTTTATTTTTTAATATCTAATATAATTAATCGTTTTTCTTATATAAAACCTATTTTATCTCTAATTCTAATTTTAATTTCTATAAAAATGTTATTTGAAAATTTTGTTTATGTTTTTCATGGTGTTTTTCCGATGTTTTTTAGTGTATTAGTAATTATATTTTTGGTATATAATTTTATTTTAAAATATTTATCATAA
- the folC gene encoding bifunctional tetrahydrofolate synthase/dihydrofolate synthase yields the protein MNARNIIRSRSLDDWLLYIENIYTKNIHFSLHRIKLVAKKLNILNFKSFVFTVSGTNGKGSTCAILERFFLNAGYQVGLYTSPHLIHYYERIRINGKYLKDDLLHIKVFQTVDTVRQGIPLTYFEFITLSALLIFQEYSLDIIILEVGLGGRLDATNIIDPNISIITNIALDHTNILGDSREKIGFEKSGIFRKDIYAILGDRNLPNSIYQKSHSLNTCLHRIYYEWDWHKIGDVWNFYDHRGGLYNLPIPKVSLPSAAIALSALRTSNFTFEKRIFSKSLKEVYLPGRFQIILNHPRIIVDVAHNPHAAYFLRKQLEELLLHESKNVNLYAVIGMVFEKDIKSTLFPFFDIINYWYFSTIKTNRSSTFSVLRDILPKNSVACSSISSALNILINQVRKIDIILVFGSFFTVSEAVLFIKQKYHFKGI from the coding sequence ATGAATGCTCGGAATATTATACGTTCTAGATCATTAGATGATTGGTTATTATATATTGAGAATATATATACTAAAAATATTCATTTTTCTTTGCATAGAATTAAGTTGGTTGCAAAAAAATTAAATATATTAAATTTTAAATCGTTTGTTTTTACTGTATCCGGAACAAATGGGAAAGGAAGTACTTGCGCAATTTTAGAAAGATTTTTTTTAAATGCAGGTTATCAAGTGGGATTATATACTTCGCCTCATTTAATTCATTATTATGAACGAATCAGAATTAATGGAAAATATTTAAAAGATGATTTATTACACATTAAAGTTTTTCAAACTGTAGATACAGTTCGTCAAGGTATTCCATTAACATACTTTGAGTTTATTACTTTATCTGCATTATTAATATTTCAAGAATATAGTTTAGACATTATTATTTTAGAAGTAGGGTTAGGTGGAAGACTAGATGCAACAAATATTATCGATCCTAACATTTCTATTATTACTAATATTGCTCTAGATCATACAAATATTCTAGGTGATAGCAGAGAAAAAATTGGTTTTGAAAAGTCTGGTATTTTTCGAAAAGATATTTATGCTATTTTAGGTGATAGAAATCTACCTAATTCTATATATCAAAAATCTCATTCTCTAAATACCTGTCTTCATCGTATTTATTATGAATGGGATTGGCATAAGATAGGTGATGTTTGGAATTTTTATGATCATCGTGGGGGATTATACAATTTACCTATTCCGAAAGTTTCTTTGCCAAGTGCTGCTATTGCTTTATCAGCTTTAAGAACGTCTAATTTTACTTTTGAAAAAAGAATTTTTTCAAAGTCTTTAAAGGAGGTTTATTTACCCGGTCGGTTTCAAATAATTTTAAATCATCCTCGAATTATTGTAGATGTTGCTCATAATCCTCATGCTGCGTATTTTTTGCGTAAACAACTAGAAGAACTATTGTTACATGAATCTAAAAATGTTAATTTATACGCAGTAATTGGAATGGTTTTTGAAAAAGATATTAAAAGTACGTTATTTCCTTTTTTTGATATTATTAATTATTGGTACTTTTCAACTATTAAAACCAATCGAAGTTCAACTTTTTCTGTTTTAAGAGATATATTACCCAAAAATTCTGTTGCTTGTTCTAGTATATCATCTGCTTTAAATATATTAATTAACCAAGTACGTAAAATAGATATAATATTAGTATTTGGTTCGTTTTTTACAGTTTCTGAAGCAGTTTTATTTATTAAACAAAAATATCATTTTAAAGGCATCTAA
- a CDS encoding ribose-phosphate pyrophosphokinase: protein MNNMKIFSGNSVPKLAQLIAQKLYKNLSQATVSKFSDGEISVQIHDNVRGDDIFIVQSTCSPTNDNIIELAIIVDALRRASAGRITAVIPYFGYARQDRRIRSARMPITAKIIADFFSHVGIDRILTIDLHAEQIQGFFDIPVDNIFGNFILLEDMLKLNLKNPVIVSPDIGGVIRARAIAKLLYDTDMAIIDKRRPKPNVSEVMNIIGNVSNRDCVLVDDMIDTGNTLCKAARALKNHGAQKIFAYATHPILSGNAAEKLEQSNIDEIIVCDTIPLEKEIISKKKIRTLTVSEMLAEAILRIKNEESISAMFEYQKSMKTYLKQ from the coding sequence ATGAATAATATGAAAATATTTTCTGGAAATTCTGTACCAAAATTAGCACAATTAATTGCACAAAAATTATACAAAAATTTAAGTCAAGCTACTGTAAGTAAATTTAGTGATGGAGAAATTAGTGTACAAATTCATGATAATGTTCGTGGAGATGATATTTTTATTGTACAATCAACCTGTTCTCCAACAAATGATAATATTATAGAATTAGCAATTATCGTAGATGCTTTAAGAAGAGCATCAGCAGGACGAATTACTGCTGTAATTCCATATTTCGGATACGCTAGACAAGATCGAAGAATTAGATCTGCTCGTATGCCAATAACAGCAAAAATTATAGCAGATTTTTTTTCTCATGTTGGAATAGATAGAATACTTACTATAGATTTACATGCTGAACAAATCCAGGGATTTTTTGATATTCCAGTAGATAATATTTTTGGAAACTTTATTTTATTAGAAGACATGTTAAAACTAAACTTAAAAAATCCAGTAATAGTTTCTCCCGATATTGGAGGGGTTATACGAGCCAGAGCAATTGCTAAACTATTATACGATACAGACATGGCAATAATTGATAAAAGAAGACCAAAACCAAATGTTTCGGAAGTCATGAATATTATTGGGAATGTTTCTAATAGAGATTGTGTTTTAGTAGATGATATGATTGATACAGGAAATACTTTATGTAAAGCTGCAAGAGCTTTAAAAAATCATGGAGCACAGAAAATATTCGCATATGCAACTCATCCTATTTTATCTGGTAATGCTGCAGAAAAGCTTGAACAGTCAAATATCGATGAAATTATTGTATGTGATACTATCCCTTTAGAAAAAGAAATTATATCCAAAAAAAAAATTAGAACTCTAACTGTCTCGGAAATGCTTGCAGAAGCAATTCTTCGCATTAAAAACGAAGAATCGATTTCAGCAATGTTTGAATACCAAAAATCTATGAAAACATATTTAAAACAATAA
- the prfA gene encoding peptide chain release factor 1, translating into MKDSIIVKLEGLYEKFKQLESILSKPEIICDQKKAQKLSQEYLKLSNLVHCFLDWKNINQEIKSLKSLLNDSEMFNIVLEELNILNKKHIILENKLKSMLIPEDPEDKKSCFIEIRAATGGNEAAIFAGDLFRMYGRYAENCNWNIDILSCHEGEQGGFKQIIIKINGLGVCGRLKFESGGHRVQRVPKTESQGRIHTSTCTVAVIPEVPQTNKVIINPSDLKIDTFRSSGAGGQHVNTTDSAIRITHIPTGTVVECQDERSQHKNKAKALSILSARILANEKSKQQKENSFIRRNLLGTGDRSDRNRTYNFPQNRITDHRINLTLYCLDDVLNGNLNLLIEPITQEYHADLLSNYE; encoded by the coding sequence ATGAAAGATTCTATAATTGTTAAGTTAGAGGGATTATATGAGAAATTTAAACAACTTGAATCTATACTCTCTAAACCAGAAATTATTTGTGATCAAAAAAAAGCGCAAAAATTATCTCAAGAATATTTAAAATTATCTAATTTAGTTCATTGTTTTTTAGATTGGAAAAATATTAACCAAGAAATTAAATCTTTAAAATCATTATTGAACGATTCTGAAATGTTTAATATTGTTTTAGAAGAGTTAAATATATTAAATAAAAAACATATAATTTTAGAAAATAAGTTAAAGAGTATGTTGATACCTGAAGATCCTGAAGATAAAAAAAGTTGTTTTATAGAAATTCGCGCTGCTACAGGTGGTAATGAAGCTGCAATTTTTGCTGGTGATCTTTTTCGTATGTATGGTCGTTATGCAGAAAATTGTAATTGGAATATAGATATTTTAAGTTGTCATGAAGGAGAACAAGGTGGATTTAAACAAATTATTATTAAAATAAATGGATTAGGTGTGTGTGGTAGATTAAAATTTGAATCAGGTGGTCATCGCGTTCAACGCGTACCCAAAACAGAATCTCAAGGAAGGATTCATACATCTACTTGTACTGTGGCAGTAATTCCAGAGGTCCCCCAAACAAATAAGGTTATCATTAACCCCTCTGATTTAAAAATAGATACTTTTCGTTCTTCAGGCGCAGGAGGTCAGCATGTTAATACTACCGATTCTGCTATTCGTATTACTCATATACCAACTGGAACTGTAGTAGAATGCCAAGATGAGCGTTCACAACATAAAAATAAAGCAAAAGCATTATCAATTTTATCGGCAAGAATTCTTGCAAACGAGAAATCAAAACAACAAAAGGAGAATTCTTTTATTCGACGTAATTTATTAGGTACTGGTGATAGATCTGACCGAAATAGAACTTATAATTTTCCACAGAATCGTATTACTGACCACCGAATTAATTTAACTTTATATTGTTTAGATGATGTATTAAATGGTAATTTAAATCTTTTAATAGAACCAATTACACAAGAATATCATGCAGATTTATTATCTAATTATGAATGA
- the prmC gene encoding peptide chain release factor N(5)-glutamine methyltransferase, whose amino-acid sequence MNIKSWLKYAVSLLSHLNTPLLDAEVLLSYVLRKPRAWIMVFNDFLLSNTQLNLLYKLIHRRVKHEPIAYITKEKEFWSLSFQISKGVLIPRPDTEILVEKILERMSTNDYILDLGCGCGNIALSVAYERLDCFVFGIDCLQEAIVLSKKNSVILNINNAKFFYSNWFSEVQQKFNIIISNPPYISSKSIFYLDKEILFEPKISLISPDNGLSDIKLIIKYSKNYLFSRGWLLIEHGWNQKNQVIELFKKYNFSDITSYQDYHGQDRIVCGRNHF is encoded by the coding sequence ATGAATATTAAATCATGGTTAAAATATGCTGTATCATTACTTTCTCATTTAAATACTCCCTTATTAGATGCGGAGGTATTATTAAGTTATGTTTTAAGAAAACCCCGAGCTTGGATTATGGTATTTAATGATTTTTTATTAAGTAATACTCAACTAAATCTTTTATATAAATTAATTCACCGTCGCGTAAAACATGAACCAATTGCTTATATTACTAAAGAAAAAGAATTTTGGTCTTTATCCTTTCAAATTTCAAAGGGTGTTTTAATTCCCCGTCCTGATACTGAGATTTTAGTTGAGAAAATTTTAGAGAGAATGTCAACGAATGATTATATTTTAGATTTAGGGTGTGGTTGTGGAAATATTGCTTTATCTGTAGCTTATGAAAGATTAGATTGTTTTGTTTTTGGAATTGATTGCCTTCAAGAAGCAATTGTACTTTCTAAAAAAAATTCAGTTATTTTAAATATTAATAATGCAAAATTTTTTTATAGTAATTGGTTTTCAGAAGTACAACAAAAGTTTAATATTATTATTAGTAATCCTCCTTATATTAGTAGTAAGTCTATTTTTTATTTGGATAAGGAAATTTTGTTCGAACCTAAGATATCGTTAATTTCTCCAGATAATGGGTTATCGGATATAAAATTAATTATTAAATATTCTAAAAATTATTTATTTTCAAGAGGTTGGTTATTAATAGAGCATGGGTGGAATCAGAAAAATCAAGTCATTGAATTATTTAAAAAATATAATTTTTCTGATATTACGTCTTATCAGGATTATCATGGTCAAGATCGTATAGTTTGTGGAAGAAATCATTTTTAA
- a CDS encoding acetate kinase yields the protein MLKNLILVLNCGSSSVKFAVLNPINKKKYLFGLVERLYISRSMITWNTKEIRNQLVIGDNLSHEKAFHFIINKIFNCEKSLFSRILAVGHRVVHGGMSLKESVIINDFVIQEIKKNIIFSPLHNPINLLGIEASLKYFPHLSKKNVAVLDTAFYHTLPESSYLYAIPYNLYSKYGIRRYGAHGISHFYVSQQASNILNIQFQGLNVISCHLGSGSSVTVIKNGKCMDTSMGLTPLEGLVMGTRSGDIDPAIIFFMNKEIGMSLIDIEDILINQSGILGLTDGITSDFRYIENNYDTDTISQRAVNIFCHRLAKYISAYTSLLDGRLDAIIFTGGIGENSTLVREIIISRLSIFGMKINNELNRSTRFGKSGFINKRNTIPILVIPTNEELIIAQETIKLFN from the coding sequence ATGTTAAAAAATTTAATATTAGTTTTGAATTGTGGGAGCTCTTCTGTAAAATTTGCTGTTTTAAATCCAATTAATAAAAAAAAATATTTATTTGGATTAGTAGAGCGATTATATATTTCTCGTTCGATGATTACATGGAATACAAAAGAAATTCGAAATCAATTAGTTATTGGAGATAATTTATCACATGAAAAAGCTTTTCATTTTATTATTAATAAGATTTTTAATTGTGAGAAGAGTTTATTTTCTCGGATTTTAGCAGTTGGTCATCGTGTTGTACATGGTGGTATGAGTTTGAAAGAATCAGTAATTATTAATGATTTTGTGATTCAGGAGATTAAGAAAAATATTATTTTTTCTCCTTTGCATAATCCTATAAATTTATTAGGAATTGAAGCATCTTTAAAATATTTTCCACATTTATCTAAAAAAAATGTAGCTGTTTTAGATACTGCTTTTTATCATACTCTGCCAGAATCCTCTTATTTATATGCTATTCCATATAATCTATATTCTAAGTATGGCATTCGTCGTTATGGAGCTCACGGGATTAGTCATTTTTATGTTTCTCAACAAGCATCAAATATTTTAAATATTCAATTTCAGGGTTTAAATGTTATTAGTTGTCATTTAGGGAGTGGTTCATCTGTTACAGTAATTAAAAATGGAAAATGTATGGATACTTCTATGGGATTAACACCACTAGAAGGTTTAGTAATGGGAACACGTAGTGGTGATATTGATCCTGCTATCATATTTTTTATGAATAAAGAAATTGGAATGTCTTTGATCGATATTGAAGATATTTTAATAAATCAATCAGGTATTTTAGGTTTAACCGATGGAATTACCAGCGATTTTCGATATATTGAAAATAATTATGATACTGACACGATATCACAAAGAGCAGTAAATATTTTTTGTCATAGGTTAGCAAAATATATTAGTGCTTATACCTCTTTATTAGACGGAAGGTTAGATGCAATTATATTTACAGGAGGAATTGGTGAAAATTCTACTTTAGTTCGAGAGATTATTATATCTAGATTATCTATCTTTGGAATGAAAATCAATAATGAGCTAAATAGATCTACTCGATTTGGAAAATCCGGGTTTATTAATAAACGAAATACTATTCCTATTTTAGTAATTCCTACTAATGAAGAATTAATTATTGCTCAAGAAACTATCAAATTATTTAATTAG
- the pta gene encoding phosphate acetyltransferase, which produces MTRTIILVPVGYHIGLTSVSLGIIDILQQEKNKILFFKPVFEYSNDCGKLDDTSSIIKKYSITSYLKPIDCNILEIVSSTSKEKYFFKKNLDLYFLYQNKYDIILIEGIKSKSKHFLINDLNFKLANHLHAELIFVVSNHSNYTSWCIQKKNIFNKYINIKYNILGTIINHIFLNYKKIYIHNFAKDLNFKQNNKKLIENIFFSPIIGDISWNKDLIYLPIDKIFRYLQINTLQNNCNMHLINSFLLYNDSILNTITSYENTVLIIPFNIFYKKCSILFFDILNNLNFHSILFTDKYCMSFSQRNIFLEYLHNTINIFYTVLNLQNVVFLLKNFKLNILQKNNIQIKNSNIYFSKCINENLILSSNQSSKFTNFKTMSPFYFSNHIKSYAKKLKRSILFPEGHDLRIIQSASIATDLGLAKCILLGNKKRIHEIASRVGINFSKKIKIIDPDLVRLNYIPALLELRHSKGMNHQIAQSSVYDNMVLGSLILMKENFDGLVCGIKYTSSHVLRTALQLIGVRSHMHKFSLVFSSFFMLLPDRVLIYADCAMNINPNANELSEIAIQSADFAKILGIEPRIAMLSYSTGDSGQGETVNKVAQATLLVRKKRPDLIIDGPIQYDASVNIIISNIKSPSSPLHGNATVFIFPDLNSGNISYKVIQQSLNIISVGPVLYGLKKPVNDLSRGASIDDIIYTICMTAIQSDYFHLDQ; this is translated from the coding sequence GTGACACGTACGATTATATTAGTTCCTGTTGGATATCATATTGGTCTTACAAGTGTTAGTTTAGGTATAATTGATATTTTACAACAAGAAAAGAATAAAATTTTGTTTTTTAAACCTGTTTTTGAATATTCTAATGATTGTGGTAAATTAGATGATACTTCTTCAATCATTAAAAAATATTCTATTACATCATATTTAAAACCTATTGATTGTAACATTCTTGAAATAGTATCATCTACATCTAAGGAAAAGTATTTTTTTAAGAAGAATTTAGATTTATATTTTTTATATCAAAATAAATATGATATTATTTTGATTGAAGGTATTAAGAGTAAATCGAAGCATTTTTTAATTAATGATTTAAATTTTAAGTTAGCGAATCATTTACATGCAGAATTAATTTTTGTTGTTTCTAATCATTCGAATTATACTTCATGGTGTATACAAAAAAAAAATATTTTTAATAAATATATTAATATTAAATATAATATTTTAGGGACAATTATTAATCATATTTTTTTAAATTATAAAAAAATATATATTCATAATTTTGCTAAGGATTTAAATTTTAAACAAAATAATAAAAAATTAATTGAAAATATTTTTTTTTCTCCTATTATTGGAGATATTTCATGGAATAAGGATTTGATTTATCTTCCAATTGATAAAATTTTTAGATATCTTCAAATTAATACGTTGCAAAATAATTGTAATATGCATTTAATAAATTCTTTTTTATTGTATAATGATTCTATTTTAAATACTATAACAAGTTACGAAAATACTGTATTAATAATTCCATTTAATATTTTTTATAAAAAATGTTCTATTTTGTTTTTTGATATTTTAAATAATTTAAATTTTCATTCCATTTTGTTTACTGATAAATATTGTATGAGTTTTTCACAACGCAATATTTTTTTAGAGTATTTACATAATACTATAAATATTTTTTATACTGTTTTAAATCTTCAAAATGTTGTATTTCTTTTAAAGAATTTTAAATTAAATATACTACAAAAAAATAACATTCAAATTAAAAATTCAAATATTTATTTTTCAAAATGTATTAATGAAAATTTAATTTTATCTTCTAATCAATCTTCAAAATTTACTAATTTTAAGACAATGTCTCCTTTTTATTTTTCTAATCATATTAAGTCATACGCCAAAAAACTTAAACGATCAATTTTATTTCCTGAAGGTCATGATCTTCGTATTATACAATCTGCTTCTATTGCGACAGATTTAGGGTTAGCAAAATGTATATTATTAGGAAACAAAAAAAGAATACACGAAATTGCTTCTCGTGTGGGTATTAATTTTTCTAAAAAAATTAAAATTATTGATCCTGATTTAGTTCGTTTAAATTATATTCCTGCCTTATTAGAACTTCGTCATTCTAAAGGTATGAATCATCAAATAGCTCAATCTAGTGTTTATGATAATATGGTATTAGGTTCTTTAATATTAATGAAGGAAAATTTTGACGGATTAGTTTGTGGAATAAAATATACTAGTTCTCATGTATTACGTACTGCTTTACAATTAATTGGAGTAAGATCACATATGCATAAGTTTTCTCTGGTTTTTTCAAGTTTTTTCATGTTATTACCAGATCGTGTATTAATATATGCTGATTGTGCAATGAATATTAATCCAAATGCAAATGAATTATCTGAAATAGCAATTCAATCTGCTGATTTTGCGAAGATACTTGGTATTGAGCCTAGAATTGCCATGCTTTCTTATTCCACTGGTGATTCTGGTCAAGGAGAAACTGTTAATAAAGTAGCTCAAGCAACCCTATTAGTTCGTAAAAAACGACCTGATTTGATTATTGATGGACCAATACAATATGATGCATCAGTAAATATTATTATTTCTAATATTAAATCTCCATCATCTCCTTTACATGGAAATGCTACAGTTTTTATTTTTCCTGATTTAAATTCTGGAAATATTTCATATAAAGTGATACAACAATCTTTAAATATTATTTCGGTTGGTCCGGTTTTGTATGGTTTAAAAAAGCCGGTTAATGATTTATCCCGAGGAGCATCGATTGATGATATAATTTATACTATTTGTATGACGGCAATTCAATCAGATTATTTTCATTTAGATCAATAA